A section of the Acropora muricata isolate sample 2 chromosome 4, ASM3666990v1, whole genome shotgun sequence genome encodes:
- the LOC136913558 gene encoding ankyrin repeat domain-containing protein 53-like, with protein MAMQNGFTVVTDLRSKPGVTVQRRRRKQSVKIERNIDEDALMASAIGDVTWLQQSLYDTRKVYSVSKEHGLAPIHLAAQNGQLECLRTMIEKYKVDVNFQSASGWTPLHLAINKSTKKSGVKCVKFLLENGADPSMQTNTGITPVHQAASEGHVKCLQELIKWGAKIDAIDINGHTPIFIARVCAHRVCARILANQLWYLNKQRYLVDRLEKEQQTKRLEEERHKLSLIRIAEGKHESKLAFEQWLGNKGIPDIVTMYGPIPSEERKGVSEVRSSQSVRPSPAPVVAETAIVVRSKTEFESLDASPTFASRKSLEHDHDNDKKLDLIPLERISASKLRKGQRTEGLRRNKPRMTKNSSMV; from the exons ATGGCGATGCAAAATGGGTTTACAGTAGTGACTGATCTAAGATCAAAACCAGGCGTCACAGTGCAGCGACGGAGACGAAAGCAATCCGTAAAAATAGAGAGAAATATAGACGAAGATGCACTTATGGCTTCAGCTATTGGGGATGTGACATGGCTACAGCAAAGTCTCTACGACACGCGAAAAGTTTACTCCGTTTCTAAAGAACAT GGCCTGGCACCAATCCACCTTGCAGCACAGAATGGGCAGCTTGAATGCCTCAGAACAATGATTGAGAAATACAAAGTAGATGTGAATTTTCAAAGTGCCTCTGGCTGGACACCTCTTCACTTAGCAATCAACAAATCAACAAAGAAGAGTGGGGTGAAATGTGTGAAATTTCTGTTGGAAAATGGTGCAGATCCTTCAAT GCAAACAAATACAGGAATAACTCCAGTCCACCAAGCAGCAAGTGAAGGGCATGTGAAGTGCCTACAGGAGCTTATAAAATGGGGCGCCAAAATAGATGCCATCGACATTAACGGGCACACTCCTATTTTTATAGCCCGTGTGTGTGCTCACAGAGTATGCGCGCGGATATTGGCCAACCAGCTATGGTATTTAAACAAACAGAGATATTTGGTTGACAGACTTGAAAAGGAACAGCAAACTAAACGACTTGAGGAAGAAAGGCACAAATTAAGCTTGATTCGCATTGCAGAGGGTAAACACGAAAGTAAACTCGCTTTTGAACAGTGGTTAGGAAATAAAGGGATCCCGGATATTGTTACAATGTACGGTCCCATCCCCTCTGAGGAAAGAAAAGGCGTCAGTGAGGTCCGCTCTTCGCAGTCTGTCCGCCCCTCTCCCGCCCCAGTAGTAGCAGAAACGGCAATTGTCGTCCGTTCCAAGACTGAATTTGAATCTTTAGATGCATCGCCTACCTTTGCTTCTCGGAAATCCTTGGAACATGATCACGATAATGATAAAAAACTGGATTTAATCCC